One window from the genome of Breoghania sp. L-A4 encodes:
- a CDS encoding FG-GAP-like repeat-containing protein — protein MELIVLRPFGKRFVLALMLVAVLAVQFWTQSRYPALNEKAMMSGAIQLEDPLGFEAWFPLSDEDTTVVRIGKSTLNWIKTNKRGMTFGILFAAAFLTLLGYLRRHSFKGSFSNSALGLVMGAPLGVCVNCAAPIARGLYSGGARAESTLSAMLASPTLNIVVLTMLFSLFPFYMAVTKIVLSLLMILVAVPIICRFLPKEQLQAATGTRGATVTPDPHVSAADQENVFWAVLYFVKDFAWNLWFILKTTLPLMLLAGFLGALVATLLPSSLLENAGFGLFGLIGAAVIGTFLPVPIGLDVVASGALLQAGLAPGYVMALLFTLGIFSIYSFFIVATAISLRAGLMLTAVIAIVGMLAGFGVSQYHDWQTQRALKILTGWEFSLIGSAHADELDPFRMVRDGDNRIALHQRPFQPRSPAAETPFTRTEAWHLGIDKPVEFSFADMWPPFWEGRSIASGDFDRDGDIDLVLASTVKGLYFYANDGAGKFEPVPFPIGGIADMPVFNAVLVDVDNDGWLDLFLATYQQGNYLLRNVDGRFDVANMTPVKNREDAPLSLALSFADVDRDGDLDAALGNWAAGWYRRIPGEEARNRIVFNEDGALTGERFTDLPGLPGETLSILLSDINADGAPDLLVGNDFEQPDIFYYGDGKGGFEPIRRQDGVVPMTTTTTMSIKTADLGNRGGQDIYVAQIAGRSSGVSKTLKMRDLDQYCDAVERDGDKATCATNMAIKTWYKSGHSFNPGFAGKCQELSGNYQTECKAMLVKDLAIQNRDPAICALIQADQVRVRHLCDMHFKPFRKPTEAEMAETIPQILRRNVLLSRQEDGSFVEGAEAAGLGVGGWSWDTKVADVDNDGWQDIYIVNGTWVPNEVSPSNLFFRNKGDGTFEEASGPFGLEDYLITAAAASLDIDDDGDLDFITVPVNGPVMAFVNNSAEGNAIAFSFSDHIGNRFGVGNKVEIRYGPNGEQRQTREIQLGGGFMSFDASVAHFGLGDADRIDSVAVTWADGGRTVIDGGLPAGSHYRIERRASTPQ, from the coding sequence GCGGTTCTGGCCGTGCAATTCTGGACTCAGTCGCGCTATCCGGCGCTCAACGAGAAGGCGATGATGAGCGGTGCGATCCAGCTTGAGGATCCGCTCGGTTTTGAAGCCTGGTTCCCGCTGAGCGACGAGGACACCACCGTGGTGCGGATCGGCAAGTCGACGCTGAACTGGATCAAGACCAACAAGCGCGGCATGACCTTCGGCATTCTCTTCGCCGCCGCCTTCCTGACGCTGCTGGGCTATTTGCGACGACACAGTTTCAAGGGCAGTTTTTCCAATTCGGCGCTCGGACTGGTGATGGGCGCGCCGTTGGGGGTCTGCGTCAATTGCGCGGCACCCATTGCCCGGGGGCTCTATTCGGGCGGCGCGCGGGCGGAATCGACGCTGTCGGCGATGCTCGCTTCGCCAACGCTGAACATCGTCGTCCTGACGATGCTGTTCTCGCTGTTTCCCTTCTACATGGCGGTGACGAAGATCGTGCTGTCGCTGCTGATGATCCTGGTCGCGGTCCCCATCATCTGCCGCTTCCTGCCCAAGGAGCAGTTGCAGGCCGCGACGGGCACGCGCGGCGCCACCGTCACCCCGGATCCGCATGTCAGCGCCGCGGATCAGGAAAACGTCTTCTGGGCGGTGCTCTATTTCGTCAAGGATTTCGCCTGGAACCTGTGGTTCATCCTCAAGACCACGCTGCCCCTGATGTTGCTGGCCGGTTTCCTCGGCGCGCTGGTGGCCACCCTGCTGCCCTCCAGCCTGCTCGAGAACGCGGGCTTCGGCCTCTTCGGGCTTATCGGCGCGGCGGTGATCGGCACCTTCCTGCCTGTGCCTATCGGCCTTGACGTCGTGGCCTCGGGCGCGCTGCTTCAGGCGGGTCTCGCGCCGGGCTACGTCATGGCGCTGTTGTTCACGCTGGGGATCTTCTCCATCTATTCGTTCTTCATCGTGGCGACCGCGATCTCGCTGCGCGCGGGGCTCATGCTCACCGCCGTGATTGCCATCGTCGGCATGCTCGCCGGCTTCGGCGTCTCGCAGTATCACGACTGGCAGACCCAGAGGGCGCTCAAGATCCTCACCGGATGGGAGTTCTCGCTGATCGGATCCGCGCACGCCGACGAGCTCGATCCCTTCCGCATGGTGCGCGATGGCGACAACCGGATCGCGCTGCATCAGCGGCCGTTCCAGCCGCGTTCGCCGGCCGCGGAGACGCCGTTCACGCGCACCGAGGCCTGGCACTTGGGCATCGACAAGCCGGTGGAGTTTTCCTTCGCCGACATGTGGCCGCCGTTCTGGGAAGGACGCTCGATCGCCTCGGGCGATTTCGATCGCGACGGCGACATCGACCTGGTGCTCGCCTCGACCGTGAAGGGGCTCTATTTCTACGCCAACGACGGCGCCGGAAAATTCGAGCCTGTGCCGTTTCCGATCGGCGGGATCGCCGACATGCCGGTGTTCAACGCGGTGCTGGTCGATGTCGACAATGACGGCTGGCTGGACTTGTTTCTCGCCACCTACCAGCAGGGCAATTATCTGCTGCGCAATGTGGATGGACGCTTCGACGTCGCCAACATGACGCCGGTGAAGAACCGGGAGGACGCGCCCCTGTCCCTGGCGCTGAGTTTCGCCGATGTTGATCGCGACGGCGATCTCGACGCGGCGCTGGGCAACTGGGCCGCGGGCTGGTACCGCCGCATTCCCGGCGAGGAGGCGCGCAACCGCATTGTGTTCAACGAGGACGGCGCGCTGACCGGCGAGCGGTTCACGGATCTGCCCGGCCTGCCGGGCGAGACGCTGAGCATTCTGCTGTCGGATATCAATGCTGACGGCGCGCCCGACCTGCTGGTCGGCAATGATTTCGAGCAGCCCGACATCTTTTATTACGGCGATGGCAAGGGCGGCTTTGAGCCGATCCGCCGCCAGGACGGCGTCGTGCCGATGACGACCACAACAACGATGAGCATCAAGACGGCGGACCTGGGCAACAGGGGCGGTCAGGACATCTACGTGGCGCAGATCGCGGGCCGCTCGTCAGGCGTCTCGAAGACGCTCAAGATGCGCGATCTTGATCAGTATTGCGATGCGGTCGAGCGTGACGGGGACAAGGCGACCTGCGCCACCAACATGGCGATCAAGACCTGGTACAAGTCCGGCCACAGCTTCAATCCCGGTTTCGCCGGCAAGTGCCAGGAACTGTCGGGCAACTATCAGACGGAGTGCAAGGCGATGCTGGTCAAGGATCTGGCGATCCAGAACCGCGACCCGGCGATCTGCGCGCTGATCCAGGCGGATCAGGTCCGTGTGCGCCACTTGTGCGACATGCATTTCAAGCCGTTCCGCAAGCCGACCGAGGCCGAGATGGCGGAGACAATTCCGCAGATCCTGCGCCGCAACGTGCTGCTGTCACGTCAGGAAGACGGCAGTTTCGTCGAAGGCGCGGAGGCCGCGGGCCTGGGTGTCGGCGGCTGGAGCTGGGACACGAAGGTGGCTGACGTCGACAACGACGGTTGGCAGGACATCTACATCGTCAACGGCACCTGGGTCCCCAACGAGGTCAGCCCCTCCAACCTGTTTTTCCGCAACAAGGGCGACGGGACGTTCGAGGAAGCCTCCGGTCCCTTCGGGCTTGAGGACTACCTGATCACCGCGGCGGCCGCGTCGCTGGACATCGACGACGATGGCGATCTCGATTTCATCACTGTGCCGGTCAATGGACCCGTGATGGCCTTCGTCAACAACTCGGCGGAGGGCAATGCGATCGCCTTCTCGTTTTCCGACCACATCGGCAACCGGTTCGGCGTGGGCAACAAGGTTGAGATCCGCTACGGCCCCAATGGCGAACAACGCCAGACCCGTGAGATCCAGTTGGGCGGCGGCTTCATGTCGTTCGATGCCTCCGTGGCGCATTTTGGCCTCGGTGACGCCGACCGGATCGACAGCGTCGCGGTCACCTGGGCGGATGGCGGACGGACGGTGATCGACGGCGGCCTTCCGGCGGGATCGCATTACCGGATCGAGAGGCGCGCATCGACGCCGCAATAG